The following are from one region of the Corylus avellana chromosome ca1, CavTom2PMs-1.0 genome:
- the LOC132168008 gene encoding uncharacterized protein LOC132168008: MAAFSSKLSLVLFLSSLFLHSALAAIVCEDVPKKVCAFSVASSGKRCLLETSVAGDGSVEYECKTSEVMVQRIYEYIESDKCVQACGVDRKMVGISSDALLEHQFTTKLCSPACYQECPNIVDLYFNLAAGEGVFLPNLCESRRSNPHRAMSELLSSGVASSPAAAPYAV, from the exons ATGGCAGCATTCTCGTCAAAATTGTCATTGGTTCTgttcctctcttctctcttcctgCATTCAGCATTAG CTGCGATTGTATGCGAGGATGTGCCAAAGAAAGTCTGCGCGTTTTCGGTCGCGTCTTCGGGGAAAAGGTGTTTGTTGGAGACGTCGGTGGCGGGCGATGGAAGCGTGGAGTACGAGTGCAAGACATCGGAGGTGATGGTTCAGAGGATTTATGAGTACATAGAGAGCGACAAGTGCGTTCAAGCATGTGGGGTTGACAGGAAAATGGTTGGCATTTCATCGGATGCCCTGCTTGAGCATCAATTCACCACCAAGCTTTGCTCCCCAGCTTGCTACCAGGAGTGCCCCAACATTGTGGACCTCTACTTCAATTTGGCTGCCGGCGAAG GAGTATTTTTGCCAAATCTCTGTGAGAGTCGGCGCAGCAACCCTCACCGTGCCATGAGCGAGCTTTTGAGCTCTGGTGTTGCCTCTAGCCCCGCCGCTGCCCCATATGCCGTGTAA